The following proteins are co-located in the Acanthochromis polyacanthus isolate Apoly-LR-REF ecotype Palm Island chromosome 7, KAUST_Apoly_ChrSc, whole genome shotgun sequence genome:
- the zgc:114041 gene encoding monocarboxylate transporter 13, with protein sequence MESRRPPDGGYGWVVVASAFFTMGLTAAVLKNFGLFFLDIQNHFGVPLSTTSWVTSTTIAMFHLGGPVASALTLQSSQRVVIMVGGLLTTSGMVLASLDLSLPWLYLSMGVLQGLGISFSWIPANSMVSHYFVRWRPIAYAIASSGECVFAVMFSPFFQWLIEAYTWQGALLIIGGLQLNLCVCGALMRPLETRQSPAQETKDYLEVDDPALPPKRKTIFQCALLTIPELLLYILFAIFAAAGFFIPPLFLVPFANSLGMDKYWPASILSVLALADLVGRLVCGWIANVRLLRNLQLLTMVTTLLGVVLLLLPISHNYWVILVFASLYGFLFGCVVAIHVTSIVDIVGLEGFDSGLGLFMMFRSIGGFIGPPAAGWLVDQTKDYSTAFYLSGLCLITSAVFVMVVDSLLQKRKAVEAEVHQAINKPEDWEPGKVK encoded by the exons ATGGAGTCCAGGAGACCTCCTGATGGGGGGTATGGCTGGGTGGTGGTCGCGTCGGCCTTTTTCACCATGGGCCTGACTGCCGCCGTCCTCAAAAACTTTGGCCTCTTCTTCCTGGACATCCAGAATCATTTCGGGGTCCCGCTGAGCACCACCTCCTGGGTCACTTCCACAACGATTGCCATGTTTCACCTCGGAG GTCCGGTGGCCAGTGCGCTGACCTTACAGTCTTCTCAGAGGGTTGTTATTATGGTCGGAGGGCTGCTGACTACTTCGGGCATGGTGCTGGCGTCTCTGGACCTCAGTCTGCCCTGGCTCTACCTCAGCATGGGGGTCCTGCAAG gtcTTGGCATTTCCTTCTCATGGATCCCCGCCAACAGCATGGTGAGCCACTACTTCGTACGATGGCGTCCCATCGCCTACGCCATCGCCAGCTCAGGGGAATGTGTCTTCGCCGTCATGTTCAGTCCCTTCTTCCAGTGGCTCATCGAAGCGTACACGTGGCAGGGTGCCTTACTCATCATCGGCGGCCTTCAGCTCaacctgtgtgtctgtggtgcGCTCATGAGGCCCCTGGAGACGCGCCAGAGCCCAGCGCAGGAAACCAAAGACTATTTGGAAGTAGACGATCCCGCGCTCCCACCAAAGAGGAAGACGATCTTCCAGTGTGCCCTCCTGACAATACCTGAACTTTTGCTCTACATTCTGTTCGCCATCTTCGCAGCTGCAGGATTTTTCATCCCGCCTCTCTTCCTGGTGCCCTTCGCCAACAGTTTGGGGATGGACAAGTACTGGCCGGCCTCCATCCTGTCTGTTCTGGCGTTAGCTGACCTGGTAGGGAGGCTGGTCTGCGGCTGGATTGCCAACGTGAGGCTGCTGAGGAACCTGCAGCTGCTCACCATGGTGACCACTCTGCTTGGggtggttctgctgctgctgcccatcAGCCACAACTACTGGGTCATCCTGGTGTTCGCCTCCCTCTACGGCTTCCTGTTCGGCTGCGTGGTGGCCATTCACGTCACCTCCATCGTGGACATCGTGGGCCTGGAGGGGTTCGACAGCGGGCTggggttgttcatgatgttcaGGAGCATCGGGGGTTTCATTGGTCCTCCTGCCGCAG GCTGGCTGGTGGACCAGACTAAAGACTACAGCACTGCCTTCTACCTCTCCGGCCTCTGCCTCATTACATCAGCGGTATTTGTCATGGTGGTCGACAGCCTGCTGCAGAAGAGAAAAGCTGTGGAGGCTGAAGTTCATCAGGCGATTAACAAACCGGAGGACTGGGAACCAGGAAAAGTCAAGTGA